In Haliscomenobacter hydrossis DSM 1100, the DNA window AATACTACAGATGCACCAACACCGATGATAAGGTTTTTGAGGTACTTGAATCCTTTCGTTTTCAGGAAGCTCATTGTTCAGGATTTTTTTGATGGTTAGACAAAGAATATCGTTCGTTGGGATTATTTACCCATTTACAATCTTAATAATGGAGAAAAAGGAAAAGGTTACAGTTTGCGGAAAAAAAGTTGAAAAGTTGAGGGTTGAAAAGTTGAAGAGAGCTCGGCAACGGAAAGCATTAAATGAGGATTCCGGGCCTCTCTTCAACATTTCAACCCTTCAACTCTGCTAACAAAGCGTAAGGATACTGCACAACAAGTGCAGTATCCTTACGTTTCGTCGATCCTAATCTGGATTAGAAATCGTTGATAGAACGACCCAAGAAGGTGAGTACGCAACGGAAACCTACGTAAGACTTGGTAGTGTCCTGATATTCGTAGCTGCGTGTACCTGTCTGAAGGAAGTGGTGAATATCCTTCCAGGATCCTCCGCGAAGCACTTTGCGTTTGTTTTCGGGAGTATCATCATCCTCGGCATCGTAACGGATGTCGGGGTTCAAATCATGAAGGAAAGAATAAGCATTCTCATAGTATGCTGTATTGGTCCATTCCGCAACGTTACCGGCCATGTTGTACAAGCCGTAATCGTTAGGGAAGTAAGCATCGGCGCGAACCGTGTAGAAACCACCATCTTCGGGGTAGTTACCACGGCCAGGTTTGAAGTTGGCCAACAAACATCCCTTGGCGTTGCGGATGTAAGGTCCTCCCCAGGGATACATTGCCCGATCCCGTCCACCGCGAGCAGCGTATTCCCACTCGTGCTCAAAAGGCAAGCGGTAGTTTTCGGTGTTCTGACCGTCTTTGCTGTCGGAACTGGCTTTGTTCCATAGCATGGTGCGCCAGTAGCAGAAGGCATTGGCGGTATGCCAATCGATCCCAACTACGGGATAATCATCAAAAGCTGGGTGCCAGAAATAGTTACGGGCATAAGGCTCATTGTAAGAGTAAGCAAAATCGCGCACCCATACCAACGTATCGGGATATACATTTACTTCTTTCTCTTT includes these proteins:
- a CDS encoding gliding motility-associated lipoprotein, whose amino-acid sequence is MKNVLKLALVALVFVAVACGKQESGELTGVFDRPVWKGINPYGMVYVPSGTLLVGPSDQDISNTFVQRPKQISIQGFFMDDTEITNNEYRQFVYWVKDSIAHNILEHFLESDEDDSDEGRIDWDQEIDWEDPDGALEEMYYQGDDRFAGKKEIDVRNLKYKYSWYDWKKAANDRGRSPRNEFIKEKEVNVYPDTLVWVRDFAYSYNEPYARNYFWHPAFDDYPVVGIDWHTANAFCYWRTMLWNKASSDSKDGQNTENYRLPFEHEWEYAARGGRDRAMYPWGGPYIRNAKGCLLANFKPGRGNYPEDGGFYTVRADAYFPNDYGLYNMAGNVAEWTNTAYYENAYSFLHDLNPDIRYDAEDDDTPENKRKVLRGGSWKDIHHFLQTGTRSYEYQDTTKSYVGFRCVLTFLGRSINDF